The Leopardus geoffroyi isolate Oge1 chromosome D3, O.geoffroyi_Oge1_pat1.0, whole genome shotgun sequence region TagtcaaaggtttttttttccccccttttccttaTCTACTATTAGTTTTCTACCTCAGTTTCCATGAGagcactttatttaattttaattcccaaACATGTATAGTTGTGCATGATGTTTTCTGCACTTCTAGTTATTGAATCCACAAAATATGTTTGTCATTCTCCTTTCTAGAATACTGGAAAGCTGACGATTACAAAGCTTGGCACCAAGAACTCCAAGACAGCATTAAAAAATCGGAACAAGCCCATGAAACTAATGccagtggaaaaacattccaatcCAGCATGAACCTTGCACCGTTAAAGCAAAAGTCCAGTAAGCATGTCTCAAATGGAAAACGTCTGAAACGCTCGTTAGGTTTATTTACTGAGGCTGGAAACCGTGGAAGAAGGAAACCTGGTAAATTCAATGGATATGAGAAATCCTTTTTCTATACCGAACATGGAAAAACTCACGTTGGAGCAAAAGGCTACGAATGTAATGATTGTGGAAAAGTCACCAGCAAGAAGTCACGACTCATTGTACATCAGagaacacacacaggagagaaaccattTAAATGTAGTGAATGTGGCAAAGCCTTTTCCCAGAAGTCACACCTTGTGACACATCAGACGGTTCACACAGGAGAAAAACGTTATGGATGTGAGTGTGGGAAGGCCTTCTCTAGAAAGTCTCATCTCGTTACACAccagagaactcacacaggagagaaaccttatgaatgcGGTGAGTGCAGCAAAGTCTTTTCTCAGACGTCACAGCTCATTATTCATCAGCGAAGTCATACAGGAGAGAGACCGTATGCATGCGGTGAATGTGGGAAAGGCTTTAGTGGGAAGTCGCAACTTATTACTCATAAGAGAACCCATATAGACGAAAAGCCCAATAAATGcgatgaatgtgggaaagccttcagagAGAAGCCAAGTCTCCATAAGCATCAGAGAATTCATTCAGGAGACAAACCATATGGGTGCGgcgaatgtgggaaagccttcagtggGAAGTCACTCCTCCTCAGACACGAGAAAACTCATTCAGGAGAAAAGCCCTATGGATGTAAGGAATGCACGAAGGCATTTATTTGGAAGTCACAGCTCATCATACATCAGAGgactcacacaggagagaagccctATGGATGTAGCACTTGTGGGAAAGCTTTTTCCCAGAAATCACACCTCGTGAtacatcagagaactcacacagaAGAGAAACCCTAGAAATAGAGCGAGTGTGAgacacttttaagaaaataatcgCCCTTCTCTCTATAccataaaacacatttataaaaatccTGCGAATGCCATGAGTGTAGGACGGTCATTGGCAGGAAGTTCTACTTCCTTGAACGTCAGAATGCCAAATCGGAGAGTAAGCCTATGTGTGCAGTGAATGTGGCAAAGGCAGTAGAGACAAGCGCTCAGCAAATGGTCTAGTCTCATCATAAATCAAGTTATTCATATCGAGGACAAAAATAATGACTTCAATGAATATAGGAAAATTTGTCCATagcaatgtcaaaaaaaaaaatcaatttccaaGTACAGtattgcatctttaaaaaaaaagattataggggcgcctgggtggcgcagtcggttgggcgtccgacttcagccaggtcacgatctcgcggtccgtgagttcgagccccgcgtcgggctctgggctgatggctcagagcctggagcctgtttccgattctgtgtc contains the following coding sequences:
- the LOC123588462 gene encoding zinc finger protein 84-like produces the protein MTKSQGSLALEDVAVNFTRDEWQLLDSAQKNLYRNVMLENVSSLVSLGFQLIKPDVIFKLEREQPWVIGEEVPSQSLSEYWKADDYKAWHQELQDSIKKSEQAHETNASGKTFQSSMNLAPLKQKSSKHVSNGKRLKRSLGLFTEAGNRGRRKPGKFNGYEKSFFYTEHGKTHVGAKGYECNDCGKVTSKKSRLIVHQRTHTGEKPFKCSECGKAFSQKSHLVTHQTVHTGEKRYGCECGKAFSRKSHLVTHQRTHTGEKPYECGECSKVFSQTSQLIIHQRSHTGERPYACGECGKGFSGKSQLITHKRTHIDEKPNKCDECGKAFREKPSLHKHQRIHSGDKPYGCGECGKAFSGKSLLLRHEKTHSGEKPYGCKECTKAFIWKSQLIIHQRTHTGEKPYGCSTCGKAFSQKSHLVIHQRTHTEEKP